Proteins from one Impatiens glandulifera chromosome 2, dImpGla2.1, whole genome shotgun sequence genomic window:
- the LOC124927659 gene encoding GATA transcription factor 12-like encodes MLALSPFTPLPYSFSPPHSLFLFLPFSLYLHLSLTLLPLSPFSKILRSPSPAMDSVEFFNSGDHFDKNPETKTTAADLFAVDDLLDFSAEDAGAGLVTADVITDSSGAGGGGGGGVTAVESCNSTSFSGSDQHFVGDVMGRRTLFDSHFSDLCLPQYDDHVEELEWLSSFVEESFSSEDLQKLQLISGIKTRPDYEPEPEPDRNNTMNPVALLPEAPVPGKARSKRSRAAPGDWTSRLVVLSEPDPTDVPDGVLGKKSGKGSKKKEIEINVSGSGTGGGGGGGGGSDGRKCLHCATDKTPQWRTGPMGPKTLCNACGVRYKSGRLVPEYRPAASPTFMLTKHSNSHRKVMELRRQKEVSRSSSHHHHQHQQQQQMIIHDGMMYDLPNGDDYLIHQTVGHDFRQMI; translated from the exons ATGTTGGCTTTGTCCCCCTTCACTCCTCTCCCCTACTCTTTCTCTCCCCCAcactctctttttctttttctccctttctctctctatctccatCTCTCTCTCACCCTTCTCCCTCTATCACCATTCTCAAAAATCCTCCGATCACCATCTCCGGCGATGGATTCAGTCGAATTCTTCAACTCCGGCGACCATTTTGACAAGAACCCAGAAACCAAAACCACCGCAGCTGACCTTTTCGCCGTCGACGACCTTCTTGATTTCTCTGCCGAGGACGCCGGTGCCGGACTCGTCACTGCTGATGTCATCACTGATTCCTCCGGCGCCGGCGGAGGCGGAGGAGGAGGTGTTACTGCCGTGGAAAGCTGCAATTCAACGTCCTTCTCTGGAAGTGATCAGCATTTTGTTGGAGATGTTATGGGTCGCCGGACTTTGTTCGATTCTCATTTCTCCGATCTCTGTTTGCCg CAATACGATGACCACGTGGAGGAGTTGGAGTGGCTATCAAGCTTCGTGGAGGAATCATTTTCCAGTGAAGACTTGCAAAAGCTCCAGCTGATATCGGGTATTAAAACCCGACCTGACTACGAACCCGAGCCCGAACCCGATCGCAACAACACCATGAACCCGGTTGCGCTCCTACCCGAAGCCCCTGTTCCCGGCAAGGCTCGTAGCAAGCGTTCACGCGCCGCTCCCGGCGACTGGACTTCAAGGCTGGTGGTCTTGTCGGAGCCAGATCCTACCGACGTTCCCGACGGCGTATTAGGGAAGAAATCTGGTAAGGGTAGTAAGAAGAAGGAAATAGAGATTAATGTCTCCGGCTCCGGCACCGGCGGAGGCGGAGGTGGTGGAGGTGGAAGTGATGGGAGGAAGTGTCTTCATTGTGCCACTGATAAGACTCCACAATGGAGGACGGGTCCAATGGGTCCGAAGACTTTATGCAATGCATGTGGTGTTCGATATAAGTCGGGTCGGCTTGTACCCGAGTACCGACCCGCTGCGAGTCCGACTTTTATGCTGACAAAACATTCGAATTCTCATAGGAAAGTTATGGAGTTGAGGAGACAGAAAGAAGTTAGTAGAtcttcttctcatcatcatcatcaacatcaacaacaacaacagatGATAATTCATGATGGGATGATGTATGATTTACCTAATGGTGATGATTACTTGATTCATCAGACTGTTGGGCATGATTTTCGTCAAATGATTTGA